In one Pseudoliparis swirei isolate HS2019 ecotype Mariana Trench chromosome 23, NWPU_hadal_v1, whole genome shotgun sequence genomic region, the following are encoded:
- the LOC130189325 gene encoding uncharacterized protein LOC130189325 — protein sequence MCFIANFIEMNHVVCLSALKLVENRPLYKRVLQAVTKLKILRGQLEGCSEDVKDMVHLLLSYFDEKEENLFHYVEESCLADEVVVESLPVTPCIIVCGTSCYASRQFMLSVDGKVVNDQIPNFVSAICLMFGSYYCFNIHYPVVLGSTLEFLQRCFFLINPEKGTKVETKKNKKQLSVNLSSFRGVSSRSIQRRAQKLKPRKTNLLYLARTNFSDKQGR from the exons ATGTGCTTCATTGCAAACTTCATAGAAATGAACCACGTTGTTTGTTTAAGTGCTTTGAAGCTGGTTGAAAACAGACCTTTGTACAAACGTGTTTTGCAGGCTGTCACAAAGCTGAAAATTCTTAGAGGACAGTTGGAGGGCTGCTCAGAAGACGTGAAAGACATGGTGCACCTTCTTCTCTCCTATTTtgatgaaaaggaggagaacCTCTTCCACTATGTCGAAGAATCATGTCTGGCAGACGAAGTAGTAGTGGAAAGCTTGCCTGTCACACCATGCATCATTGTATGTG GAACCTCCTGCTATGCCTCAAGGCAGTTCATGCTAAGTGTAGACGGCAAGGTTGTGAATGACCAAATCCCAAACTTTGTTTCTGCCATCTGTTTGATGTTTGGAAGCTATTACTGCTTCAATATCCACTATCCTGTGGTTCTGGGCTCCACACTTGAGTTCCTTCAGAG GTGTTTCTTCCTGATCAATCCAGAGAAGGGCACAAAAGTTGAaaccaagaaaaacaagaagcaaCTTTCAGTGAACTTGAGTTCCTTCAGAg GTGTTTCTTCCCGATCAATCCAGAGAAGGGCACAAAAGTTGAaaccaagaaaaacaaacttgttATATCTTGCCAGAACAAACTTTTCAGATAAGCAAGGTAGGTAA
- the LOC130189000 gene encoding lipopolysaccharide-induced tumor necrosis factor-alpha factor homolog, with product MYTNGGSLEIYDGGLGSNPGMTTCTSCQQQVMTNVTYKAGTYAWLMCLLFICCGCILCCCLIPFFMNKFKDAHHTCPRCSRVLHVHKKKCCK from the exons atGTACACCAATGGAGGAAGTCTGGAGATCTACGACGGGGGTCTGGGGAGCAACCCGGGCATGACCACCTGCACCTCCTGCcagcagcaggtcatgaccAACGTCACCTACAAGGCCGGCACCTACGCCTGGCTCATGTGCTTACTCTTCATCTGCTGCGG atGCATCCTGTGCTGCTGCCTGATTCCTTTCTTCATGAACAAATTCAAGGATGCGCACCACACGTGCCCTCGCTGCTCCAGAGTGCTGCACGTCCACAAGAAGAAGTGCTGCAAATGA